Proteins encoded together in one Fluviicola sp. window:
- a CDS encoding DUF5686 family protein, producing MFKLRILFLLCLIQCSVYAQQTKVSGRVTDAETGEGMPDVRVQFQYSKIGTLTDSLGFYTLQTYYATDSITYMMPEFILVTKAVKKDQEQVIDVKMTESIVDITEVTVKPPDEFPSTTLHKKVIAHKDINNKEKLSSYDYELYNKIQIDLNNIGDKFKDRDIVKRLDVVMDYLDSIDGGKTYLPVILSENISQFSYKNNPKKKRELVSATRISGIENLQLNQFLGEMYLDFNIYDNYLNIFQKAFISPVAGFARNYYKFYLEDSMFIDNNWCYKLRFTPKRTGDMTFEGEMWINDTTYAVKTFKAKLSPWANINYVQDLYMEHHFDQVQPEVWMLTEEKMILDLKVTKGTKLYGFYGRKYSSRKNFVINKDHPDDYYKSDFTVEFADSAKIRDKNYWITHRHIPLNDQENGIDNMVDSLNHDPFFKFLKNSTYMLASGYYPVGPIEIGSIYSLISVNPVEKFRTGLAIRTSNAFSKRIEFGGRLYYGFGDERFKYGLTTRINITPRKRGLLILYGNRDIEQIGISPTAAAVGSTFSSLLRTGPLDKLTFVDKAGINLEKDLGKDFVIFGGFEWKEYTPLGLATYEHRNEYGGLDTIRHVQSSEVTLRFRWCKDEEFISGNFDRTTLPSKFPILSIQGIFGIKGVFGSDYNYQKLEFAMEHNRNVGVLGRLRYGINAGVVLGTVAYPFLKVHEGSQSYWLYTNSFNRMSYFEFISDRYVGGFIEQHWQGLLFDRIPLIKKLKWRLVTTGRITYGAISQRHNDVMIIPSFTKQFGSIPYAEASVGIENIFKLGRVDLVWRITHLEPGIAPLGIRARWSFAF from the coding sequence ATGTTTAAACTAAGGATTCTATTTCTACTCTGCCTGATTCAATGTTCTGTGTATGCACAACAGACAAAAGTTTCGGGCCGCGTCACTGATGCTGAAACTGGAGAAGGAATGCCTGACGTGAGAGTTCAGTTCCAATATTCAAAAATTGGTACGCTCACGGATAGTCTTGGTTTCTACACGCTCCAGACGTATTATGCAACCGACAGCATTACTTATATGATGCCGGAGTTCATTTTAGTGACCAAAGCGGTCAAAAAAGACCAGGAACAAGTCATTGATGTAAAAATGACGGAATCCATCGTGGACATTACGGAAGTTACCGTTAAACCGCCGGATGAATTTCCTTCGACAACCCTGCATAAGAAGGTCATTGCACACAAAGACATCAACAACAAGGAAAAACTCAGTTCCTACGATTACGAACTGTACAATAAGATCCAGATCGACCTGAACAACATCGGGGATAAATTCAAGGACCGCGATATTGTAAAACGCCTCGACGTTGTGATGGATTACCTGGATTCCATTGATGGCGGCAAAACCTATCTGCCGGTTATCCTGTCGGAAAACATTTCCCAGTTCAGCTACAAGAACAATCCCAAGAAAAAGCGGGAACTTGTTTCCGCAACCCGGATTTCCGGAATTGAAAACCTGCAGCTGAACCAGTTCCTGGGAGAAATGTACCTGGATTTCAACATCTACGACAACTACCTGAACATCTTCCAGAAAGCCTTTATCAGCCCGGTAGCGGGCTTTGCACGCAATTACTACAAGTTCTACCTGGAAGACAGTATGTTCATCGATAACAACTGGTGCTACAAGTTGCGTTTTACTCCGAAAAGAACCGGAGACATGACCTTTGAAGGAGAAATGTGGATCAACGACACCACTTACGCCGTTAAAACCTTCAAGGCAAAACTATCTCCGTGGGCGAACATCAACTATGTACAGGATTTGTACATGGAACATCATTTCGACCAGGTTCAGCCGGAAGTCTGGATGCTGACGGAAGAAAAAATGATCCTCGACCTGAAGGTTACGAAAGGAACGAAACTCTACGGCTTCTATGGCCGCAAATATTCCTCCCGCAAGAATTTCGTGATCAACAAAGATCACCCCGATGATTATTACAAAAGCGACTTCACCGTAGAATTTGCCGACAGTGCCAAAATCCGGGACAAGAATTACTGGATCACCCATCGGCACATTCCGCTGAATGACCAGGAAAACGGAATTGATAACATGGTGGATTCCCTGAATCACGATCCGTTCTTCAAGTTCCTGAAGAATTCCACGTATATGCTCGCTTCGGGTTATTACCCGGTCGGGCCTATCGAGATCGGGTCCATTTATTCACTCATCTCCGTGAACCCGGTAGAGAAATTCCGCACGGGATTAGCCATTCGTACCTCCAATGCTTTTTCCAAGCGCATTGAATTCGGAGGAAGATTGTATTATGGTTTCGGAGACGAACGCTTCAAGTACGGATTAACAACACGGATCAACATTACACCCAGGAAACGCGGGCTTCTGATCCTGTATGGAAACCGGGACATCGAGCAAATCGGGATTTCGCCGACTGCAGCAGCTGTTGGTTCCACCTTCAGTTCGCTTTTGAGAACCGGGCCTTTGGACAAATTGACCTTCGTAGACAAAGCCGGGATCAACCTGGAAAAAGATCTTGGAAAAGACTTCGTGATCTTCGGGGGATTCGAATGGAAAGAATATACGCCCTTGGGTCTTGCTACCTATGAGCACCGGAATGAATACGGCGGATTAGATACGATCAGGCACGTCCAAAGCTCGGAAGTTACTTTGCGCTTCCGATGGTGTAAAGACGAAGAGTTTATTTCCGGGAATTTTGACCGCACTACGCTTCCTTCCAAGTTCCCTATTTTATCGATCCAGGGAATCTTTGGAATCAAAGGTGTTTTCGGCAGCGATTACAACTACCAGAAACTGGAATTCGCCATGGAACACAACCGCAATGTGGGTGTTTTGGGAAGGCTTCGCTACGGAATAAATGCCGGGGTTGTTTTGGGAACAGTTGCTTACCCGTTTCTGAAAGTACACGAAGGAAGTCAATCCTACTGGCTGTACACCAATTCATTCAACCGGATGTCTTATTTTGAGTTCATTTCCGACCGTTATGTGGGCGGATTTATTGAACAGCACTGGCAGGGGTTGTTATTCGACCGCATTCCGCTGATCAAGAAACTGAAATGGAGATTGGTAACAACCGGTCGAATTACCTACGGAGCAATCAGCCAAAGGCACAATGACGTGATGATCATCCCGTCTTTTACCAAACAGTTCGGTAGTATTCCCTATGCAGAAGCTTCTGTAGGTATTGAGAACATTTTCAAGCTGGGACGTGTGGACCTGGTGTGGAGGATCACGCACCTTGAGCCGGGTATTGCACCTCTGGGAATCCGGGCACGCTGGTCGTTTGCGTTTTAA
- the lptB gene encoding LPS export ABC transporter ATP-binding protein: MKLHTHDIKKTYKGRNVVKGVTIEVNQGEIVGLLGPNGAGKTTSFYMMVGLVKPDEGHVFLDDQEITHYPMYKRSQLGIGYLPQEVSVFRKLSVEDNILSILELSDLNKIERKEKMEQLLEEFSLTKVRKNLGNRLSGGEKRRTEIARALATNPKFVLLDEPFAGVDPIAVEDIQSIVSDLRKRNIGILITDHNVQETLSITDRAYLLFEGSILKSGTAEELASDEQVRKVYLGQNFVLRTKNG; this comes from the coding sequence GTGAAATTACATACGCACGATATTAAGAAGACCTACAAAGGCCGGAACGTAGTGAAAGGAGTTACCATCGAAGTAAACCAGGGAGAAATTGTTGGTTTATTGGGCCCGAACGGTGCCGGGAAAACGACCTCCTTCTACATGATGGTTGGTTTGGTTAAACCTGACGAAGGACATGTTTTTCTGGACGACCAGGAAATCACCCATTATCCCATGTACAAACGTTCGCAATTGGGTATCGGGTACCTGCCACAGGAAGTTTCCGTATTTCGCAAACTGAGCGTGGAAGACAACATCCTGTCTATACTGGAACTTTCCGACCTGAACAAGATCGAGCGCAAAGAGAAAATGGAGCAATTGCTGGAAGAATTCAGCCTGACCAAAGTTCGAAAAAACCTTGGAAACAGGCTTTCCGGTGGTGAAAAGCGAAGAACAGAGATTGCGCGTGCATTGGCTACCAATCCGAAATTCGTTTTATTGGACGAACCTTTTGCCGGCGTAGATCCGATTGCCGTGGAAGATATTCAAAGCATTGTTTCGGATTTGCGCAAACGCAATATCGGAATTTTGATCACTGACCACAACGTACAGGAAACACTATCCATTACCGACAGGGCTTATTTGTTATTTGAAGGAAGTATTTTGAAATCGGGAACAGCGGAAGAGTTGGCTTCAGACGAACAAGTGCGTAAGGTTTACCTGGGTCAAAATTTTGTGCTACGAACTAAAAACGGTTAG
- a CDS encoding carboxypeptidase-like regulatory domain-containing protein yields the protein MFRLSSFLPLLIFVSLLTCSSRAQDDIIIKGKVVNENGAPVKNASVQIDIHNARTNSNGNFLIKNGNFPAQITVKGNLYNDYIDILLFPEKWKDTMMVYVVMSGKETQLDEVTIHADSKFWVYPRKQANVLDFKVQPDGNIILCCSDEHNYYLRHLNESGDKMYETTIRKHPKSIMQDCGGKFHLVYKDSIYETSIVGQSVGIFSPIPYYKAIGLLDNCSYSDDNSIVIRTYMNQKQYLEYQLISKKTRLSKTLYVSEDRQKSRQLKDYQRENKQTVGDILRESNANHGDKLSNESYYLKKARERWTTQQFYDLVLLKPIYAPLFELNDSLFIFDHMNDSAVVFTKSGVRVRSFPIAYQYFRGWKNELIPNIEKTSIYARFERDGITSLRKINLTTGKVEDVIQIKDHIFPEHIQIREDFIYYVYKDYLDLSMHYIFKQHLTNR from the coding sequence ATGTTCCGTCTGTCATCATTTCTTCCACTACTGATATTCGTCTCCCTGTTGACTTGTTCTTCCCGGGCACAGGACGATATTATTATCAAAGGAAAAGTTGTCAACGAAAACGGGGCTCCCGTTAAGAACGCATCCGTTCAGATCGATATTCACAATGCGCGGACCAATTCCAACGGAAACTTCCTGATCAAAAACGGGAATTTCCCCGCACAAATCACCGTAAAAGGCAATTTGTACAACGACTATATAGACATTTTACTGTTTCCTGAAAAGTGGAAAGATACTATGATGGTTTACGTGGTTATGAGCGGGAAAGAAACACAACTGGACGAAGTGACCATTCATGCAGACAGTAAATTCTGGGTTTATCCGCGTAAACAGGCCAATGTGCTTGACTTCAAAGTGCAACCGGACGGAAATATCATTTTGTGCTGCAGCGATGAACACAATTATTACCTGCGTCATTTGAATGAATCGGGTGATAAAATGTATGAAACCACGATCCGCAAACATCCCAAATCAATCATGCAGGATTGCGGAGGAAAATTCCATTTGGTCTATAAGGACAGCATTTACGAAACATCCATCGTCGGTCAATCGGTTGGAATTTTTTCCCCGATTCCCTACTACAAAGCGATCGGATTGCTCGACAACTGTTCCTATTCGGACGATAATTCCATTGTTATTCGCACTTACATGAACCAAAAACAGTATTTGGAATACCAGTTAATCAGCAAAAAAACACGTCTGAGCAAAACACTTTACGTGAGCGAAGACCGCCAGAAAAGCCGCCAGTTAAAAGATTATCAACGCGAAAACAAGCAAACCGTAGGAGATATCCTCCGGGAATCAAACGCCAATCACGGCGACAAACTTTCCAATGAAAGCTACTATTTAAAAAAGGCACGTGAACGCTGGACCACCCAACAATTCTACGACCTGGTACTGCTAAAACCGATCTATGCTCCCTTATTCGAATTGAATGATTCCCTGTTCATTTTTGATCACATGAATGATTCGGCGGTTGTATTTACAAAATCCGGAGTACGCGTTCGAAGTTTTCCCATTGCTTACCAATATTTCAGAGGCTGGAAAAATGAACTGATCCCCAATATTGAGAAAACAAGTATTTACGCGCGTTTTGAAAGGGATGGGATCACCAGTTTGAGAAAAATCAACCTGACGACCGGAAAAGTGGAAGATGTGATCCAGATAAAAGACCATATTTTTCCCGAGCACATTCAAATCCGGGAAGACTTTATTTATTACGTCTACAAAGATTACCTGGACTTGAGTATGCATTATATTTTCAAGCAGCATCTCACAAACAGATAA
- a CDS encoding helix-turn-helix domain-containing protein, whose product MKNNTASISNPAEFTERFINQTNSPVFLTGKAGTGKTTLLRKIVETTHKNTVIVAPTGIAALNAGGVTIHSFFQLPFSSFIPEFVSDGLVSGNTKFESKETLKRHFHFNKTRQNLIRSVELLIIDEVSMLRADLLDAIDWTLRNVRKNNQPFGGLQVLFIGDLLQLPPVIKPEEWSVLQKYYHGIFFFNAHVLREQAPVYIELEKIFRQDDQLFIDLLNNLRNNQVTREDQILLEKYVNPSFDSTQEEGYITLTTHNSKADQINAAALNSLNEKSIVYSAEIKNDFPPHLYPIEKETELKVGAQIMFIKNDISFEKNFYNGKMGVIKSLTADEIEVYFKDEKRSITVEKYEWNNIKYTLNEQSGEIEEEILGTFVHYPIKLAWAITIHKSQGLTFDKAVLDVSNVFAPGQAYVALSRLRSLSGLVLLKPLSMNGLVNDHQVVSYASNKAPEERMKLYLDQETARFVYTSLLQAFDWYDYTTKWATFELGFKSQGPKTEKGKDKSWVANQLQTVQATFDAARKFQNQLTNLFSKEKPEWEFIHERVQAAYQYFFKPLDSQVYSIMKRRYEVAKVKKTKQYYEELEELEQEVVAVVHRLMKGRLLMEAVVNQKPFTKEIIRSVEVTNYVIAKTHSIQQELRASRSMMDEMMEEDFTDVIDLVKPKKVKEEKEVKKNTYEITFELFEEGKTIEEIASERQLGMSTIEGHFAKLIQQEKIDITAVMDPKRISEIESYLEDSEGKTLGALKDELGDKVSYAELKWVQASKML is encoded by the coding sequence ATGAAAAACAATACAGCATCCATCAGCAATCCGGCTGAATTTACCGAACGATTTATCAATCAAACCAACAGTCCCGTTTTCCTGACCGGAAAAGCAGGAACAGGAAAAACCACGCTTCTTCGGAAAATTGTAGAAACAACACATAAAAACACGGTAATTGTTGCTCCGACAGGAATTGCCGCTCTAAATGCCGGCGGAGTCACCATTCACTCCTTTTTCCAGCTTCCTTTCAGTTCGTTTATTCCCGAATTTGTTTCGGACGGATTGGTTTCCGGAAATACCAAGTTCGAATCGAAAGAAACGCTGAAAAGGCATTTCCATTTCAACAAAACCCGGCAGAACCTCATCCGGAGTGTCGAATTGCTGATTATCGACGAAGTTTCCATGTTGCGGGCAGATTTATTGGACGCCATCGACTGGACGCTTCGAAATGTGCGGAAGAACAACCAGCCTTTCGGTGGGCTGCAGGTCCTTTTTATCGGGGATTTGCTACAACTTCCACCGGTCATAAAACCGGAAGAATGGAGTGTTTTGCAAAAATACTACCACGGCATTTTTTTCTTCAACGCACACGTGTTGCGGGAACAGGCCCCGGTCTATATTGAGTTGGAAAAGATTTTCCGCCAGGACGACCAGCTTTTCATCGATTTACTGAACAACCTGAGAAATAACCAGGTGACCCGGGAAGATCAGATCTTGCTGGAGAAATATGTAAATCCTTCCTTTGATTCTACTCAAGAAGAAGGATACATTACGCTGACAACCCACAATTCGAAAGCCGATCAGATAAATGCGGCAGCTTTGAATTCATTGAACGAGAAATCGATCGTTTATTCCGCTGAGATCAAAAATGATTTTCCGCCTCATTTATACCCGATTGAAAAAGAGACCGAATTAAAGGTCGGTGCTCAGATCATGTTCATCAAGAACGACATTTCTTTTGAGAAGAATTTCTACAACGGGAAAATGGGAGTAATTAAGTCCCTGACTGCCGACGAGATAGAAGTGTATTTCAAAGATGAAAAACGCAGCATTACTGTGGAGAAATACGAATGGAACAACATCAAATACACCCTGAACGAACAAAGCGGGGAAATTGAAGAAGAGATCCTCGGCACATTCGTTCATTATCCGATTAAGCTGGCATGGGCGATTACCATTCATAAAAGCCAGGGATTAACATTCGATAAAGCTGTTTTGGATGTGTCGAATGTATTTGCTCCCGGCCAGGCTTATGTTGCATTATCGCGGCTCCGCAGTCTGAGTGGATTGGTTTTACTGAAACCGCTTTCGATGAACGGATTGGTGAATGACCACCAGGTTGTTTCCTACGCTTCCAACAAAGCTCCGGAAGAGCGCATGAAATTATACCTCGACCAGGAAACAGCGCGCTTCGTATACACCAGTTTGCTGCAAGCCTTCGATTGGTACGATTACACCACCAAGTGGGCAACTTTCGAATTGGGATTCAAAAGCCAGGGGCCAAAAACCGAAAAAGGAAAGGACAAATCCTGGGTTGCAAACCAGCTTCAGACCGTTCAGGCAACTTTCGATGCCGCGCGGAAATTTCAGAATCAGCTGACGAACCTGTTTTCCAAAGAAAAGCCGGAATGGGAATTTATACACGAACGCGTACAAGCCGCCTACCAATATTTCTTCAAACCTCTGGATTCGCAGGTCTATTCCATTATGAAACGGCGTTATGAAGTCGCTAAAGTCAAAAAAACAAAACAATACTACGAAGAACTAGAGGAACTGGAGCAGGAAGTAGTGGCGGTTGTTCACCGGTTAATGAAAGGACGTTTACTCATGGAAGCAGTGGTGAACCAAAAACCGTTTACGAAGGAAATTATCCGGTCGGTGGAAGTCACCAATTACGTCATTGCAAAAACACATAGTATTCAGCAGGAATTGCGCGCAAGCCGTTCCATGATGGATGAAATGATGGAAGAAGATTTCACAGACGTAATCGACTTGGTGAAACCGAAGAAAGTGAAGGAAGAGAAAGAGGTTAAGAAAAATACCTATGAGATTACTTTCGAGCTATTCGAGGAAGGAAAAACAATCGAAGAAATTGCCAGCGAACGCCAATTGGGTATGTCTACAATAGAAGGCCATTTTGCCAAATTGATCCAGCAGGAAAAGATTGACATTACGGCAGTCATGGACCCGAAACGCATCAGCGAGATCGAATCTTACCTGGAAGACTCCGAAGGAAAAACTTTGGGAGCACTCAAAGACGAATTGGGAGATAAAGTGAGTTATGCCGAATTGAAGTGGGTTCAGGCTTCGAAGATGTTGTAA
- the metK gene encoding methionine adenosyltransferase — protein MSYLFTSESVSEGHPDKVADQISDALIDNFMAFDPTSKVACETLVTTGQVVLAGEVKTNTYLDVQSIAREVIRKIGYTKSEYMFEANSCGILSAIHDQSSDINQGVDRKVSNDDFEAKAEAQGAGDQGMMFGYATKETENYMPLALDLAHNILQELSKIRNNESHIIGYLRPDAKSQVTIEYSDDNVPQRIDTIVVSTQHDDFGTEAEMLKKINEDIVNIVIPRVKAKLKPELQALFNDQITYHINPTGKFVIGGPHGDTGLTGRKIIVDTYGGKGAHGGGAFSGKDPSKVDRSAAYATRHIAKNLVAAGLCDEVLVQVSYAIGVAKPCGLFINTYGTSKVNMTDGEIAKKCAEIFDMRPYAIEQRLKLRNPMYSETAAYGHMGRKNEVVKKTFSAPDGSQVVKEVELFTWEKLDFVDKVKAAFSL, from the coding sequence ATGTCATACTTGTTTACCTCAGAATCTGTTTCTGAAGGACACCCGGATAAAGTAGCGGATCAGATTTCAGATGCGCTAATCGATAACTTTATGGCTTTTGACCCAACGTCAAAGGTCGCATGCGAAACGCTAGTAACAACAGGTCAGGTAGTCTTGGCCGGAGAGGTAAAAACAAATACGTATCTGGACGTTCAGTCGATTGCACGTGAGGTAATCCGTAAGATCGGTTACACGAAGTCCGAATACATGTTCGAAGCGAACTCTTGCGGAATTCTTTCTGCAATCCACGATCAGTCTTCCGATATCAACCAGGGAGTTGACCGCAAAGTTTCCAATGATGATTTCGAAGCGAAAGCGGAAGCTCAGGGAGCAGGTGACCAGGGAATGATGTTCGGTTACGCAACAAAAGAAACTGAAAATTACATGCCGTTGGCTTTGGATTTGGCGCACAACATTCTTCAGGAATTGTCTAAAATCCGTAACAACGAATCTCATATCATCGGTTATTTACGCCCGGATGCAAAATCCCAGGTAACGATCGAATATTCAGATGACAATGTTCCGCAACGTATCGACACGATTGTAGTTTCTACACAGCACGATGATTTCGGAACAGAAGCAGAGATGTTGAAGAAAATCAATGAAGATATCGTGAACATCGTAATTCCACGTGTAAAAGCGAAATTGAAGCCGGAATTGCAGGCATTGTTCAACGACCAAATCACTTACCACATCAATCCTACAGGGAAATTCGTTATCGGAGGACCTCACGGAGATACAGGTTTGACAGGTCGTAAAATTATCGTAGATACTTACGGTGGAAAAGGTGCTCACGGTGGTGGTGCATTCTCCGGAAAAGATCCTTCAAAAGTAGACCGTTCAGCTGCATACGCTACGCGTCACATCGCTAAGAACTTAGTTGCAGCTGGTTTGTGTGATGAGGTACTGGTACAGGTTTCTTACGCAATCGGTGTTGCTAAACCTTGTGGTTTGTTTATCAATACTTACGGAACTTCGAAAGTGAACATGACTGACGGAGAGATCGCTAAGAAATGTGCTGAGATCTTCGACATGCGTCCTTATGCAATCGAACAGCGTTTGAAATTGAGAAACCCGATGTACTCTGAAACTGCTGCTTACGGACACATGGGACGTAAGAATGAAGTGGTGAAGAAAACATTCAGCGCTCCGGACGGATCCCAGGTAGTGAAAGAAGTAGAATTGTTCACATGGGAAAAACTGGATTTCGTAGATAAAGTAAAAGCTGCTTTCTCTTTGTAA
- a CDS encoding AAA family ATPase, whose protein sequence is MISKIKLQFGSSGTKGALETDLTPITVFVGPNNSGKSKLLLEIEEYSKNGKINSKSVILSDLVFSKIIDPEEEIRKHTLIPTPRENLAPNQIVFGDSTIRNKIDKSNLFMYLNDIETYKVYFCSFYLYFNTLRLGGGNRINLIHEQPGGDLQGNPQNILQVLFQDNNKRQEVRRIIYDAFKKYFVIDPTKLGYLRIKLSETPPNDEIQERGIHQDAIDFHNKALDINLASDGVKAFTGIITTIIAGDPKVILIDEPEAFLHPSLAYNLGKEVSNSVNGSFKNLFVSTHSSNFLMGCIQSGVPINIVRLTYSNNSPTARILPSDKVLKLMRHPLLRSTGVLNGLFYEYVIVTEADSDRAFYQEINDRLLAFNPDKGIPNCLFLNAQNKQTIHEILRPLREMGIPCVAIVDVDVIKEGGKVWSNLLSSANIPNVTIQSTGISRGHLKSAFDGKQINFKTNGGVNLLDSQDRQACNDLFDQLDEYGIFTVRNGELESWLKSLGVTSSHSPEWLIEIFEKLGEDPTSSNYVKPSSGDIWDFMHKIKTWFFNPSRKGTP, encoded by the coding sequence ATGATAAGTAAAATAAAGCTACAATTTGGTTCTTCTGGAACAAAAGGAGCTCTCGAGACCGATTTAACACCCATAACAGTTTTTGTTGGACCCAACAACTCAGGAAAAAGTAAGCTACTTTTAGAAATCGAAGAATACTCGAAAAACGGTAAAATTAACTCGAAAAGTGTAATTCTTTCAGATTTAGTGTTTTCCAAAATTATTGATCCCGAAGAAGAAATTAGAAAACATACGTTAATACCGACCCCAAGAGAAAATCTTGCACCAAATCAAATAGTATTCGGAGATTCAACCATTCGAAACAAAATAGATAAGAGTAATCTATTTATGTACTTAAATGATATTGAGACTTACAAAGTATACTTTTGCTCTTTCTACTTATACTTCAATACGCTTCGTCTCGGTGGTGGAAACAGAATTAATCTAATTCATGAACAACCTGGTGGTGACCTCCAAGGTAATCCTCAAAACATTCTCCAAGTACTATTTCAAGACAATAATAAGCGACAAGAAGTCCGAAGAATTATATATGATGCTTTTAAAAAATACTTTGTAATTGATCCCACAAAATTGGGATACCTTAGAATCAAGCTTTCCGAAACTCCTCCTAATGATGAAATCCAAGAAAGAGGTATTCATCAAGATGCTATTGATTTTCATAATAAAGCACTTGATATTAATTTAGCAAGCGATGGAGTAAAAGCATTTACAGGAATTATTACCACTATTATTGCGGGGGATCCAAAAGTAATTTTAATTGATGAGCCCGAAGCCTTTTTACATCCCTCATTAGCTTATAATTTAGGCAAAGAAGTCAGCAATTCAGTAAACGGAAGTTTTAAAAATCTATTTGTTTCGACTCATAGTTCCAACTTTTTAATGGGATGCATCCAATCGGGTGTTCCTATTAATATAGTGCGACTTACATATTCAAACAATAGCCCAACAGCACGAATCTTACCTAGTGATAAAGTTCTCAAATTAATGAGACATCCTTTATTAAGATCAACTGGTGTTCTCAATGGGTTGTTTTATGAGTATGTAATAGTAACAGAAGCCGATTCAGATAGAGCTTTCTACCAAGAAATAAATGACCGATTATTAGCATTTAATCCAGATAAAGGAATTCCAAACTGCCTATTTTTGAATGCTCAAAATAAACAAACTATACACGAAATATTAAGACCTTTGAGAGAAATGGGAATCCCATGTGTTGCAATAGTAGATGTCGATGTAATTAAAGAAGGGGGAAAAGTTTGGTCAAATTTACTTAGTAGTGCAAATATCCCTAATGTTACTATTCAATCAACTGGAATTTCTCGTGGACATTTAAAATCGGCATTTGATGGAAAACAGATTAATTTCAAAACAAATGGAGGAGTTAATCTTTTAGATTCACAGGATCGCCAAGCTTGTAATGATCTTTTTGATCAACTTGATGAATACGGCATTTTCACCGTAAGAAATGGTGAATTGGAAAGTTGGTTAAAATCATTAGGGGTAACGTCAAGTCACAGTCCCGAATGGTTAATTGAAATCTTTGAAAAACTAGGTGAAGATCCTACATCTTCAAATTATGTTAAACCATCTTCCGGAGATATTTGGGATTTTATGCACAAAATAAAAACTTGGTTTTTTAATCCATCGAGAAAAGGTACACCCTAA
- a CDS encoding Crp/Fnr family transcriptional regulator, translated as MQQLRKHIEEITPVSDEEFDYINSLFIPKRVRKNQYLIHEGDEVKQDFFVLSGLYKVFFADAEGKEHILQFARENWWMSDYRALFHQKEASLYIECIEAGEVLSFSLHARETLCAEMHKMEHFFRTKLSNGYVSLQQRIKLLLSSSPQERYEEFARLYPDLLQKLPKKMIAEYLGVSRETLSRLYSR; from the coding sequence ATGCAACAACTAAGAAAACACATCGAAGAAATAACTCCTGTCAGTGACGAAGAATTTGACTACATCAACAGCTTGTTTATTCCTAAACGCGTTCGAAAAAACCAATACCTCATCCACGAAGGAGACGAAGTAAAACAGGATTTTTTCGTGTTGTCAGGTTTATACAAAGTGTTTTTCGCTGATGCGGAAGGAAAAGAACACATTTTGCAATTCGCGCGCGAAAATTGGTGGATGTCGGATTACCGCGCCTTGTTCCATCAAAAAGAAGCCAGTCTTTATATTGAATGCATTGAGGCCGGGGAAGTACTTTCCTTTTCACTTCATGCCCGCGAAACCCTTTGTGCAGAAATGCATAAAATGGAACATTTTTTCCGAACCAAACTTTCCAACGGATATGTTTCCCTGCAGCAACGGATCAAACTCCTGCTTTCCAGTTCGCCGCAGGAACGCTACGAAGAGTTTGCAAGGCTTTACCCCGATTTGCTTCAAAAACTTCCCAAAAAAATGATTGCAGAATACCTCGGTGTGAGCCGCGAAACACTTAGCAGGCTTTACTCCAGATAG